One Mycobacterium kubicae genomic window carries:
- a CDS encoding cytochrome P450, with protein sequence MGATPHTIDVDLTDGCFYADGRAREAYRWMRAHQPVFRDRNGLAAAATYRAVIDAERNPELFSNAGGIRPAYPQLPYLIDMDDPAHLLRRKLVSAAFTGKRVKDKASSIARLCDELIDAVCETGCCDFVRDIAAPLPMAVIGDMLGVLPEDRATLLRWSELLVGGPRSDDEASVRAVRDAFEAYTTFAMDAVGRRRTDPTDDLFSVLANAEVDGCRLSDDEIVYESLLILIGGDETTRHTLSGGVAELSRNRDQWERLCGDPALVPSAVEEMLRWTSPIKNMCRTLTAAADFHGAQLQAGEKMMLLFESANFDETVFGDPEHFRVDRRPNNHLAFGFGTHFCLGNQLARLELSIMLARVLHRLPDLRIADGAEMPLRPANFVSGLESMPVVFTPSKPAAAS encoded by the coding sequence GCCCGCGAGGCGTACCGCTGGATGCGGGCACACCAGCCGGTCTTCCGCGACCGCAATGGCCTTGCCGCGGCGGCCACGTATCGGGCGGTCATCGATGCCGAGCGCAACCCTGAGTTGTTCTCCAATGCCGGCGGAATCCGGCCCGCGTACCCGCAGCTGCCCTACCTGATCGACATGGACGATCCCGCACATCTGCTGCGGCGCAAGCTCGTCAGCGCCGCGTTCACCGGCAAGCGGGTGAAGGACAAGGCGTCGTCCATCGCCAGGCTGTGCGACGAGCTGATCGATGCGGTGTGCGAGACCGGTTGCTGCGATTTCGTGCGTGACATCGCCGCACCGCTGCCGATGGCGGTGATCGGCGACATGCTGGGCGTGCTGCCCGAGGACCGGGCGACGCTGCTGCGTTGGTCCGAGCTGCTGGTGGGCGGCCCGAGGTCGGACGACGAGGCGTCGGTGCGGGCGGTGCGGGACGCGTTCGAGGCCTACACGACGTTCGCAATGGACGCCGTCGGCCGGCGGCGGACAGACCCGACAGACGACCTGTTCAGCGTGCTGGCGAATGCCGAGGTCGACGGGTGCAGGTTGTCCGACGACGAAATCGTCTACGAGTCGTTGCTCATCCTCATCGGCGGCGACGAGACCACCCGGCACACCTTGTCCGGGGGAGTCGCGGAGCTGTCGCGCAACCGCGACCAATGGGAGCGGTTGTGCGGCGACCCCGCCCTGGTGCCCAGCGCGGTCGAAGAGATGCTGCGGTGGACCTCGCCGATCAAGAACATGTGCCGCACTCTGACGGCCGCGGCAGACTTTCACGGCGCCCAGCTGCAGGCCGGCGAGAAAATGATGCTGCTGTTCGAATCGGCGAATTTCGACGAAACGGTCTTCGGCGACCCCGAGCACTTCCGCGTGGATCGACGACCCAACAATCACCTCGCGTTCGGTTTCGGCACGCACTTCTGCTTGGGCAATCAGCTCGCGCGGCTGGAGCTCTCGATCATGCTGGCCCGCGTGCTGCACCGATTGCCCGACCTGCGGATCGCCGATGGGGCCGAAATGCCTTTGCGCCCAGCGAATTTCGTTAGCGGCTTGGAATCGATGCCGGTCGTGTTCACGCCGTCGAAGCCAGCTGCGGCGTCCTAG
- a CDS encoding ComF family protein has product MLDLILPLECGGCGAPSTRWCEACAAELSVAVDQPHVVDPRVDPQVPVFALGPYRGARRQAILALKEHRRDDLVEPLARALAIGVHRLLSWGMVDTPLTIVPAPTRRSAARRRGGDPITRVAAAAVAGHPDIDVVQALRMRALVRDSVGLGTSARERNIAGRVLLRGRRPRNDVVLVDDIVTTGATARESVRVLHAAGVRVAAVLTIAAA; this is encoded by the coding sequence ATGCTCGATCTGATTCTGCCGCTGGAATGTGGTGGTTGTGGTGCGCCGTCGACCCGCTGGTGTGAGGCGTGCGCGGCCGAGCTTTCGGTGGCCGTCGACCAACCACATGTGGTCGATCCCCGCGTCGATCCTCAGGTGCCGGTGTTCGCGCTCGGCCCGTACCGGGGTGCCCGCCGCCAGGCGATCCTGGCGTTGAAGGAGCACCGCCGCGACGATCTGGTCGAGCCCCTGGCGCGGGCGCTGGCGATCGGTGTGCACCGGCTGCTGTCGTGGGGCATGGTCGACACCCCGCTGACGATCGTGCCGGCGCCGACGCGGCGCTCGGCGGCGCGGCGGCGCGGCGGTGACCCCATTACCCGGGTCGCTGCGGCCGCGGTGGCCGGCCACCCCGACATCGACGTGGTGCAGGCGCTGCGGATGCGAGCCCTGGTGCGCGACTCCGTGGGGCTGGGCACGTCGGCGCGGGAGCGCAATATCGCCGGCCGGGTCCTGCTGCGCGGTCGTCGGCCGCGCAACGATGTGGTGCTCGTCGACGACATCGTCACCACCGGCGCCACGGCCCGCGAGTCGGTGCGGGTGCTGCACGCCGCCGGGGTGCGCGTCGCCGCGGTTCTGACGATCGCGGCGGCCTAG
- the hpf gene encoding ribosome hibernation-promoting factor, HPF/YfiA family: MDSTQVLEQAPAGTDEQVEPTPHAEIVFKGRNVEIPDHFRTYVSQKLVRLERLDRTIYLFDVELDHEPNRRQRKSCQHVEITARGRGPVVRGEACADSFYGALEAAVNKLENRLRRGKDRRKVHYGDKTPVSVAEATAVTLPPQNMIDGEPAEPLDQEAIVEHEPGRIVRTKEHPAKPMSVDDALYEMELVGHDFFLFLDKETERPSVVYRRHAYDYGLIRLA; encoded by the coding sequence GTGGATTCCACACAGGTTCTGGAGCAGGCCCCCGCTGGAACCGACGAACAGGTCGAACCAACACCGCACGCCGAAATCGTCTTCAAGGGCCGCAACGTCGAGATTCCTGACCATTTCCGCACTTACGTTTCGCAGAAACTCGTCCGACTCGAGCGCTTGGACCGAACGATCTATCTGTTCGACGTCGAACTCGACCACGAACCCAACCGTCGCCAACGCAAGTCCTGCCAGCACGTGGAGATCACCGCTCGCGGGCGCGGGCCGGTTGTGCGCGGGGAGGCTTGCGCCGACAGCTTCTACGGCGCGCTGGAGGCCGCGGTCAACAAGCTGGAGAACCGGCTGCGCCGCGGCAAGGATCGCCGCAAGGTCCACTACGGCGACAAGACCCCCGTCTCAGTGGCCGAAGCCACCGCAGTCACGCTCCCGCCCCAGAACATGATCGACGGGGAGCCGGCCGAGCCCCTCGACCAAGAAGCGATCGTCGAACATGAGCCCGGACGAATCGTGCGGACCAAGGAACACCCGGCCAAACCCATGTCAGTCGACGACGCGCTCTACGAAATGGAACTGGTCGGCCACGACTTCTTCTTGTTCCTGGACAAGGAGACCGAACGGCCGTCGGTGGTCTACCGCCGCCACGCCTACGATTACGGCCTCATCCGACTGGCCTGA
- the secA gene encoding preprotein translocase subunit SecA, with protein sequence MLQKLLRLGEGRMVKRLTKVADYVNTLSDDVEKLSDAELRAKTDEFRSRLADEKNPEDLDDLLPEAFAVAREAAWRVLDQRPFDVQVMGAAALHLGNVAEMKTGEGKTLTCVLPAYLNALAGKGVHVVTVNDYLAKRDSEWMGRVHRFLGLEVGVILAQMTPDQRRVAYNADITYGTNNEFGFDYLRDNMAHSLDDLVQRGHNFAIVDEVDSILIDEARTPLIISGPADGASNWYTEFARLAPLMEKDVHYEVDLRKRTVGVHEKGVEFVEDQLGIDNLYEAANSPLVSYLNNALKAKELFNRDKDYIVRNGEVLIVDEFTGRVLIGRRYNEGMHQAIEAKEHVEIKAENQTLATITLQNYFRLYDKLAGMTGTAQTEAAELHEIYKLGVVSIPTNKPMIRTDQSDLIYKTEEAKYLAVVDDVAERYEKGQPVLIGTTSVERSEYLSRQFTKKRIPHNVLNAKYHEQEAGIVAVAGRRGGITVATNMAGRGTDIVLGGNVDFLTDQRLRERGLDPVETPDEYEQAWHEELPIVKEEAGKEAAEVIEAGGLYVLGTERHESRRIDNQLRGRSGRQGDPGESRFYLSLGDELMRRFNGAALESLLTRLNLPDDVPIEAKMVTRAIKSAQTQVEQQNFEVRKNVLKYDEVMNQQRKVIYAERRRILEGENLKDQALDMVRDVVTAYVNGATTEGYAEDWDLDALWTALKTLYPVGISHETLTRQDEESERDDLTREELLEALLADAERAYAAREAELEELAGEGAMRQLERNVLLNVIDRKWREHLYEMDYLKEGIGLRAMAQRDPLVEYQREGYDMFMAMLDGMKEESVGFLFNVTVEAVPNPTPQVAPVEAPEGLEQFATAAAGGDNGGADGTPAPVREEPPSTLRAKGIDDADSEAPALTYSGPSEDGSAQVQRNGGGAQKTQAGVAGGGSRRERREAARRQGRATKPPKSVKKR encoded by the coding sequence TTGCTTCAGAAGTTGCTGCGCCTTGGTGAAGGTCGCATGGTCAAGCGCCTCACCAAGGTCGCTGACTATGTCAACACGCTGTCCGACGACGTCGAAAAGCTCAGCGACGCCGAACTGAGGGCCAAGACCGACGAGTTCAGAAGCCGCCTGGCCGACGAGAAAAACCCCGAAGACCTCGACGATCTGCTGCCCGAGGCGTTCGCCGTGGCCCGTGAGGCCGCCTGGCGGGTGCTCGACCAACGGCCCTTCGACGTTCAGGTGATGGGCGCGGCGGCGCTGCACCTGGGCAACGTCGCGGAGATGAAGACCGGTGAAGGCAAGACGCTGACCTGTGTGCTGCCCGCCTACCTCAACGCGCTGGCCGGCAAGGGCGTGCACGTCGTCACCGTCAACGACTACCTGGCCAAACGCGACAGCGAGTGGATGGGTCGCGTGCACCGGTTCCTCGGCTTGGAGGTGGGGGTCATCCTCGCCCAGATGACTCCTGACCAGCGCCGGGTCGCCTACAACGCCGACATCACCTACGGCACCAACAACGAGTTCGGCTTCGACTACCTGCGCGACAACATGGCGCACTCGCTGGACGACCTCGTGCAGCGCGGGCACAACTTCGCCATCGTCGACGAGGTCGACTCCATCCTGATCGACGAGGCCCGTACCCCGCTGATCATCTCCGGCCCGGCCGACGGCGCCTCCAACTGGTACACCGAGTTCGCCCGGCTGGCGCCGCTGATGGAAAAGGACGTCCACTACGAGGTCGACCTGCGTAAACGCACCGTCGGCGTGCACGAAAAAGGGGTCGAGTTCGTCGAAGACCAACTCGGCATCGACAACCTCTACGAGGCCGCCAACTCCCCACTGGTCAGCTACCTCAACAACGCGCTGAAGGCCAAGGAGCTGTTCAACCGGGACAAGGACTACATCGTCCGCAACGGCGAAGTCCTGATCGTCGACGAGTTCACCGGCCGCGTGCTGATCGGCCGCCGCTACAACGAAGGCATGCACCAGGCCATCGAGGCCAAGGAGCACGTCGAGATCAAGGCCGAGAACCAGACGCTGGCCACCATCACGCTGCAGAACTACTTCCGGCTCTACGACAAGCTGGCCGGCATGACCGGTACCGCCCAGACCGAGGCGGCCGAGCTGCACGAGATCTACAAGCTGGGCGTGGTCTCCATCCCGACCAACAAGCCGATGATCCGCACCGACCAATCCGACCTGATCTACAAGACCGAGGAAGCCAAATACCTCGCCGTGGTCGACGACGTCGCCGAACGCTACGAGAAGGGCCAGCCGGTCCTGATCGGTACCACCAGCGTCGAGCGCTCGGAGTACCTGTCGCGCCAGTTCACCAAGAAGCGCATCCCGCACAACGTGCTCAACGCTAAATACCACGAGCAAGAGGCCGGCATCGTCGCCGTGGCGGGGCGGCGCGGCGGCATCACCGTCGCCACCAACATGGCCGGCCGCGGCACCGACATCGTGCTCGGCGGCAACGTCGACTTCCTGACCGACCAGCGGCTGCGCGAACGCGGCCTGGACCCGGTGGAAACCCCCGACGAATACGAGCAGGCCTGGCACGAAGAACTGCCGATCGTCAAGGAAGAGGCCGGCAAAGAGGCCGCCGAGGTGATCGAAGCCGGCGGCCTGTACGTGCTGGGCACCGAACGCCACGAGTCGCGGCGCATCGACAACCAGTTGCGCGGCCGTTCCGGCCGCCAGGGTGACCCGGGTGAGTCCCGGTTCTACCTGTCGCTGGGCGACGAGCTCATGCGCCGGTTCAACGGGGCCGCGCTGGAATCACTGCTGACCCGGCTGAACCTGCCCGACGACGTGCCCATCGAAGCCAAGATGGTCACCCGCGCCATCAAGAGCGCCCAGACCCAGGTCGAGCAGCAGAACTTCGAGGTCAGAAAGAACGTCCTCAAGTACGACGAGGTGATGAACCAGCAGCGCAAGGTCATCTACGCCGAGCGCCGCCGCATCCTGGAAGGGGAGAACCTCAAGGACCAGGCGTTGGACATGGTCCGTGACGTCGTCACCGCCTACGTCAACGGCGCGACCACCGAAGGCTACGCCGAGGACTGGGATCTGGATGCGCTGTGGACGGCGCTGAAGACGCTGTACCCGGTCGGCATCAGCCACGAGACGCTGACGCGCCAGGACGAAGAGTCCGAGCGCGACGACTTGACCCGCGAGGAGTTGCTGGAAGCACTGCTCGCCGACGCCGAAAGGGCTTACGCGGCAAGGGAAGCCGAGCTCGAGGAGCTTGCCGGCGAGGGCGCGATGCGTCAGCTGGAGCGCAATGTGTTGCTCAACGTCATCGACCGCAAGTGGCGCGAACACCTCTACGAGATGGACTACCTCAAGGAGGGCATCGGGCTGCGCGCCATGGCCCAGCGTGACCCGCTGGTCGAATACCAGCGCGAGGGCTATGACATGTTCATGGCGATGCTCGACGGCATGAAGGAGGAGTCGGTCGGCTTCTTGTTCAACGTCACCGTGGAAGCCGTTCCCAACCCCACGCCGCAGGTGGCGCCCGTCGAGGCGCCCGAAGGGCTGGAGCAGTTCGCGACCGCCGCGGCCGGCGGGGACAACGGTGGCGCCGACGGGACGCCAGCGCCCGTCCGGGAAGAGCCGCCAAGCACGTTGCGCGCCAAGGGCATTGACGATGCTGACAGCGAGGCGCCGGCGCTCACCTATTCCGGCCCGTCCGAGGACGGCTCGGCGCAGGTGCAGCGCAACGGCGGTGGCGCGCAGAAGACGCAGGCCGGGGTGGCCGGCGGCGGCAGCCGGCGCGAGCGTCGGGAAGCCGCGCGCCGGCAAGGTCGCGCGACCAAGCCGCCGAAATCGGTGAAGAAGCGCTGA
- a CDS encoding HD domain-containing phosphohydrolase, whose amino-acid sequence MASIALSRSADRPHNRVVPAAAEAPELPTRAELLAALSVAIDLGLGQPAEHMLRAALIATRLADRLGLTKQQRDCVYYTTLIMWIGCHADSHEYARWFGDDIAVRHDSYLVDWAGLPYWRFLIGNVGRGQPLLNRLSIMTALFVDARGQLSRMIHSHCTSAALLADRMGLGPDVQAALGFAFERYDGGGLPSGARAEDIPIQMRVAQLAELAEVHHRTYGSAGAMAMVRSRRGGQFDPVVADAFLADAEAILAGPLTGDAWAAALRAAPDRQRVDEQTLDALLIALGDFVDLKCPFTLGHSRAVAQLAGSAALAAGLDAEAAALTRRAGHVHDLGRIGVSNHIWSSPNALSAADFERIRLHPYFTVRILKQVPALRQVAEVAGNHHECLDGSGYPRGLTGTALGLPDRILAAAVSYQSACEPRPYRDELTPQSAARRLQGRVQAGELDAVAAEAVLHAAGHRDQRPKARPDGLTPREVEVLCLVARGASNKDIAAQLVISEKTARNHVERTYAKIGVSNRIGASMYALRHGLVSS is encoded by the coding sequence ATGGCGTCCATCGCACTGTCTCGTTCAGCTGACCGGCCGCACAATAGGGTCGTGCCCGCCGCTGCCGAGGCCCCCGAACTACCGACCCGCGCGGAGCTGCTCGCCGCGCTGTCGGTGGCGATCGACCTGGGCCTGGGCCAGCCCGCCGAACACATGCTGCGGGCCGCGCTGATCGCCACCCGGCTCGCCGATCGGTTGGGCCTGACCAAACAGCAGCGCGACTGCGTGTACTACACGACGCTGATCATGTGGATCGGCTGTCACGCCGACTCTCATGAATATGCGCGCTGGTTCGGCGACGACATCGCGGTCCGCCACGACTCCTATCTGGTCGACTGGGCCGGTCTGCCGTACTGGCGATTCCTGATCGGAAACGTCGGGCGCGGTCAGCCGCTGCTGAACCGACTGAGCATCATGACCGCGCTGTTCGTCGACGCGCGCGGCCAACTCTCCCGAATGATCCACTCGCACTGCACCTCTGCGGCGCTGCTGGCCGACCGGATGGGCCTGGGCCCCGACGTGCAGGCGGCGCTGGGCTTCGCGTTCGAACGTTACGACGGCGGCGGCCTGCCCAGCGGCGCCCGCGCTGAGGACATCCCCATTCAGATGCGAGTCGCCCAGCTTGCCGAACTGGCAGAGGTGCACCACCGCACCTACGGCAGCGCGGGCGCGATGGCGATGGTGCGCTCCCGGCGGGGGGGACAGTTCGATCCCGTCGTGGCCGATGCCTTCCTGGCTGATGCCGAGGCGATACTGGCCGGACCGCTCACCGGCGACGCGTGGGCGGCGGCCCTGCGCGCGGCACCCGATCGTCAGCGGGTGGACGAGCAGACGCTCGACGCGCTGCTGATTGCGCTGGGTGACTTCGTCGACCTGAAATGCCCATTCACGCTGGGGCATTCGCGGGCCGTCGCGCAGCTTGCGGGCAGCGCCGCGCTGGCTGCCGGATTGGACGCCGAGGCGGCCGCGTTGACCCGGCGTGCCGGTCACGTGCACGACCTCGGCCGCATCGGTGTGTCCAACCACATCTGGTCCAGCCCAAATGCGTTGAGCGCGGCAGACTTCGAACGGATACGGCTGCACCCGTATTTCACCGTGCGGATCCTCAAACAGGTTCCCGCGCTGCGGCAGGTCGCCGAGGTGGCCGGTAACCATCACGAGTGCCTGGACGGGTCGGGATATCCCCGCGGACTCACCGGTACCGCACTGGGGCTCCCGGACCGAATACTGGCGGCAGCGGTCAGTTACCAATCCGCCTGCGAGCCAAGGCCATACCGGGACGAGCTGACACCGCAGTCGGCGGCCCGTCGGCTTCAGGGCCGCGTCCAGGCCGGCGAACTCGACGCCGTCGCCGCCGAGGCGGTGCTGCACGCCGCCGGGCATCGCGACCAGCGGCCCAAGGCGCGTCCGGACGGGCTGACCCCCCGCGAGGTCGAGGTGCTGTGCCTGGTCGCCCGGGGTGCGTCCAACAAAGACATCGCCGCGCAGTTGGTCATCAGCGAGAAGACCGCCCGCAACCACGTGGAGCGCACCTACGCCAAGATCGGCGTTTCCAATCGTATCGGCGCCAGCATGTACGCGCTTCGGCACGGGCTGGTCAGCAGCTAA
- the mddA gene encoding methanethiol S-methyltransferase, with amino-acid sequence MKRYLTIGYGVASYAVFLVAFLYAIGFVGNFVVPRSIDLGVAAPLWPAVLINMGLLAVFAIQHSVMARPAFKRWWMRFVPQAIERSTYVLLSSLALLLMYWQWRSMPAAIWDVRQPVARWALWALFWLGWAIVFLSTFMINHFDLFGLRQVYLAWRKEPYTEVEFRSNLFYRLVRHPLMLGFVIAFWATPTMTAGHLLFSGATTAYILVALQLEEHDLVAALGDEYRAYRREVPMLLPIPRPHRGEPFGREQVSG; translated from the coding sequence ATGAAGCGGTACCTGACAATCGGATACGGCGTCGCAAGTTACGCCGTCTTCCTGGTGGCTTTCTTGTACGCGATCGGTTTCGTGGGAAACTTTGTGGTGCCACGCAGCATCGATCTTGGCGTCGCCGCGCCGCTGTGGCCGGCGGTGTTGATCAACATGGGGTTGCTGGCGGTCTTCGCCATTCAGCACAGCGTCATGGCGCGCCCGGCGTTCAAGAGATGGTGGATGCGGTTCGTGCCGCAGGCAATTGAGCGCAGTACTTATGTCTTGCTGTCCAGTCTTGCGCTGCTGCTGATGTATTGGCAGTGGCGCTCGATGCCGGCAGCGATCTGGGACGTGCGTCAGCCCGTCGCTCGTTGGGCGCTGTGGGCGCTGTTCTGGCTCGGCTGGGCGATCGTGTTCTTGAGCACGTTCATGATCAACCACTTCGACCTGTTCGGCTTGCGGCAGGTCTATCTGGCCTGGCGCAAAGAGCCCTACACCGAAGTCGAATTCCGCAGCAACCTGTTCTACCGACTCGTTCGCCACCCGTTGATGCTCGGTTTCGTCATCGCCTTCTGGGCCACGCCGACGATGACGGCAGGGCATTTACTGTTCTCCGGCGCCACCACGGCCTACATCCTGGTGGCGCTGCAGCTCGAGGAGCACGACCTGGTGGCCGCACTGGGCGATGAGTACCGCGCCTACCGTCGCGAGGTGCCCATGCTGCTACCCATACCACGCCCGCATCGGGGCGAACCCTTTGGGCGAGAGCAGGTTTCGGGCTAG
- a CDS encoding SRPBCC family protein, with translation MDGNTVSVERVIDASPERIFALLADAGRHVLFDGSESLNRATQHSVPLAQGTKFGMAMRGRRETLFLPYRTVNTVIEFEPDRRIAWQTFGAGGLVGGRIWRYELSPVDGGTLVRETWDVSRDKQRWLITRGTMPEQTEDGMRATLDRIARLVAD, from the coding sequence ATGGACGGGAACACAGTCAGCGTCGAGCGCGTCATCGATGCCTCCCCCGAGCGGATCTTCGCGTTGCTGGCCGACGCCGGGCGACATGTGCTCTTCGACGGCTCGGAATCGCTGAACCGGGCCACGCAGCATTCGGTGCCCCTGGCGCAGGGCACCAAATTCGGGATGGCGATGCGGGGTCGGCGGGAGACGCTGTTTCTGCCCTACCGCACCGTCAACACCGTCATCGAGTTCGAACCCGACCGCCGCATCGCCTGGCAGACCTTCGGCGCGGGCGGTCTGGTCGGCGGCCGCATCTGGCGCTATGAGCTGAGCCCGGTCGATGGCGGCACATTGGTGCGCGAGACCTGGGACGTGTCCCGCGACAAGCAGCGGTGGCTGATCACTCGCGGCACCATGCCTGAACAGACTGAAGACGGGATGCGGGCCACGCTGGACCGAATCGCCCGGCTGGTCGCGGACTAG
- a CDS encoding Rv3235 family protein, whose amino-acid sequence MSVSPIVSHRDTFAVRPVVDYEPPTSSVPRCRQSALRPSPRVPHRPPGDGGAGPVAAPSPTTSLPMRHAGTFADAALRRVLEVIDRRRPAAQLGCLLTPALLDSVVSVSRALGPPQGAAVLRRMRLQPVVAQPLAAEVFGTYSRGQRIHAIACRVEQVTVGDAARWLVVALHIG is encoded by the coding sequence TTGAGCGTCAGTCCTATTGTCTCCCACCGTGACACCTTCGCCGTGCGGCCGGTGGTCGACTATGAACCCCCGACCTCAAGCGTTCCGCGCTGCCGACAATCGGCGTTGCGTCCAAGCCCTCGGGTGCCGCACCGGCCGCCTGGTGACGGCGGCGCGGGGCCCGTCGCCGCGCCGTCCCCGACGACCTCGCTGCCGATGCGACATGCCGGAACCTTCGCCGACGCCGCGTTGCGCCGAGTGCTGGAAGTCATCGACCGGCGCCGCCCGGCGGCGCAGTTGGGTTGCCTGCTGACACCGGCCCTGCTCGACTCGGTGGTTTCGGTCAGTCGTGCGCTGGGCCCGCCCCAGGGCGCGGCGGTGCTGCGGCGGATGCGTCTGCAGCCTGTGGTGGCACAGCCGCTCGCGGCCGAGGTCTTCGGGACCTACAGCCGCGGACAGCGCATCCATGCGATCGCCTGCCGGGTGGAGCAGGTGACGGTCGGCGACGCGGCCCGCTGGCTGGTCGTCGCCCTGCACATTGGCTGA
- a CDS encoding WS/DGAT/MGAT family O-acyltransferase: MVTRLSPADTSFYRLENTATPMYVGSLSILRRPRAGLSYETLLATVEQRLPQIPRYRQKVREVRFGMARPVWLDDPDFDITYHVRRSALPSPGTDEQLHELIARLAARPLDKSRPLWEMYLVEGLAKNRIALYTKSHQALINGMSALEIGHVIADRTRRPPAFPEDIWVPERDPGNTRLVLGAIGDWIVGPGAQLQAVGSAVAGAATNYGQLVDTGRRFLDVARTVARGTAPSSPLNATVSRNRRFTVARGRLEDYRTVRARYDCDVNDVVLAVIAGALSNWLMSRGEAVGMATTVRAMAPLSVYADDPLDATGPGQAISQVTPFLIDLPVGEGNAVIRLSQIAHATESHPTAGSRVDARTIVTLSGFAPPTLHAMGIRVATTYSARLFNLLITNAPGAQSQMYIAGTKLLETYAVPPLLQNQALAISVTSYNGMLYYGINADRDAMSDVDMLPALLNQALEELLEVSR; encoded by the coding sequence ATGGTGACTCGGTTGTCCCCGGCCGACACGTCCTTCTATCGGTTGGAGAACACTGCCACCCCGATGTACGTCGGGTCGCTGTCCATCCTGCGCCGCCCGCGCGCCGGCTTGAGCTACGAGACGCTGCTGGCCACCGTGGAACAGCGGCTACCGCAGATTCCGCGCTACCGCCAGAAGGTGCGCGAAGTGCGGTTCGGCATGGCCCGCCCGGTGTGGCTGGACGACCCGGACTTCGACATCACCTACCACGTCCGGCGTTCGGCGCTGCCGTCACCGGGCACCGACGAACAACTGCACGAACTGATCGCCCGCCTGGCCGCACGGCCGCTGGATAAATCGCGGCCGCTGTGGGAGATGTATCTCGTCGAGGGTCTGGCCAAGAACCGCATCGCGCTCTACACCAAGTCCCACCAAGCCTTGATCAACGGCATGTCCGCGCTGGAAATCGGGCACGTGATCGCCGATCGCACCCGGCGGCCACCGGCGTTCCCCGAAGACATCTGGGTCCCGGAACGCGACCCCGGCAACACCCGGCTGGTCCTGGGCGCGATCGGTGACTGGATCGTCGGGCCCGGTGCGCAATTACAGGCCGTCGGCTCGGCGGTGGCCGGGGCGGCCACCAACTACGGTCAGCTCGTCGACACCGGACGGCGGTTCCTCGATGTCGCCCGCACGGTGGCGCGCGGTACGGCCCCCAGCAGTCCGCTCAACGCCACCGTGTCGCGCAATCGCCGGTTCACCGTGGCTCGTGGCCGGCTGGAGGATTACCGGACGGTCCGCGCCCGCTACGACTGCGACGTCAACGACGTGGTGCTGGCCGTGATCGCCGGGGCGTTGAGCAACTGGCTGATGTCTCGCGGCGAAGCGGTCGGGATGGCGACCACGGTGCGGGCGATGGCCCCGCTGTCGGTGTACGCCGACGACCCGCTGGACGCCACCGGACCCGGTCAGGCGATCAGTCAGGTGACCCCGTTCCTGATCGACCTCCCGGTGGGGGAAGGCAATGCGGTGATACGGCTTTCGCAGATCGCCCACGCCACCGAATCCCACCCGACGGCGGGCAGCCGGGTCGACGCCAGAACCATCGTGACGCTGTCGGGGTTCGCGCCACCCACTCTGCACGCGATGGGGATCCGGGTGGCGACAACGTATTCGGCGCGACTGTTCAACCTGCTGATCACCAATGCTCCTGGCGCGCAGTCGCAGATGTACATCGCCGGCACCAAGTTGCTGGAGACCTATGCGGTGCCGCCGTTGCTGCAGAACCAGGCGTTGGCGATCAGTGTCACCTCCTACAACGGCATGTTGTACTACGGAATCAACGCCGACCGGGACGCCATGAGCGATGTCGACATGTTGCCGGCACTGCTGAATCAGGCACTGGAAGAGCTGCTCGAAGTCTCGCGGTAG